In one window of Nocardia brasiliensis DNA:
- the prcB gene encoding proteasome subunit beta yields MTDWFDEGHASSSFSEYLLRNAPELLPSNRFDGSRAGKDIAPHGTTIVALTYRGGVLLAGDRRGTMGHLLATRDMEKVFITDTYSAAGFAGTVGTAVEMIRLFAVELEHYEKIEGASLTFEGKANRLSKMVRDNLPAAMQDMAVVPLLVGYDLDATDPDQAGRIFSYDVVGGRSEERFGYAAVGSGSLFAKSSLKKTHTRDIDEERALHLAVEALFDAADDDTATGGPDVVRGIYPRAVVVDADGARDIPEARLESITRALLADRTAS; encoded by the coding sequence ATGACGGATTGGTTCGACGAGGGGCACGCATCGTCCTCGTTCTCGGAATACCTGCTCCGCAACGCGCCGGAACTGCTGCCGTCGAACCGGTTCGACGGCTCGCGCGCGGGGAAGGACATCGCGCCGCACGGCACCACCATCGTCGCGCTCACCTACCGCGGCGGCGTGCTGCTCGCCGGTGACCGGCGCGGCACCATGGGCCATCTGCTGGCCACCCGGGACATGGAGAAGGTCTTCATCACCGACACCTATTCGGCGGCCGGATTCGCGGGCACCGTGGGCACGGCCGTCGAGATGATCCGGCTGTTCGCGGTCGAGCTCGAACACTACGAGAAGATCGAGGGCGCGTCGCTGACCTTCGAGGGCAAGGCCAACCGGCTCTCGAAGATGGTGCGCGACAACCTGCCCGCGGCCATGCAGGACATGGCGGTCGTCCCGCTGCTCGTCGGCTACGACCTCGATGCCACCGATCCCGACCAGGCCGGGCGGATCTTCTCCTACGACGTCGTCGGCGGCCGCAGCGAGGAGCGGTTCGGCTATGCCGCCGTCGGCTCCGGTTCGCTGTTCGCGAAGTCGTCGCTGAAGAAGACCCACACTCGCGACATCGACGAAGAGCGTGCCCTGCACCTCGCGGTGGAGGCACTGTTCGACGCCGCCGACGACGACACCGCCACCGGCGGTCCCGACGTCGTGCGCGGCATCTACCCCCGCGCGGTGGTCGTCGACGCCGACGGTGCCAGGGACATCCCCGAGGCCCGGCTCGAGAGCATCACCCGTGCCCTGCTCGCCGACCGCACCGCGTCCTGA
- a CDS encoding carboxylesterase/lipase family protein, whose translation MEPVVAVTGGKISGRTVNGVSAFLGVPYAEPPVGPALFQAPRPPVPWAGVRAAVEFGASCPQTPYPPALATIFGNQTVPGAESLNVNVWTPDPGGSGLPVLVWIHGGAFTRGSNALPVYDGAAFARDGVVLVSLNYRLGAAGFAVLDGAPSNRGLLDQQYALAWVQENISGFGGDPDNVTVFGESAGAMSIAALLASPRSAGLFAKAIIQSGNGEVVATEDDARKVSAEIAATLGIAATAAEFAAAPLPDLLAAQEKAVADLIADTDPARWGASVITGGLASLPLLPVLDGVVLTERPIDAVAAGSARGISLLIGHTSEEFRLFLVPTGVAAALTMDALPVVLGRYQLDVSCLEPYLARRPGASAGDLLSEVLTDRVFRVPARQLAHAQAATGTPVFAFEFAWRRVDQDFGAFHALELPFVFDTLAAAPALVGPNPAQSVADEMHAAWVAFARTGDPGWPRDSAELPSVRVFDDPAPA comes from the coding sequence ATGGAACCTGTCGTCGCGGTGACCGGAGGCAAGATCAGCGGCCGGACCGTCAACGGGGTCAGCGCGTTCCTCGGGGTGCCGTACGCGGAGCCGCCGGTCGGGCCCGCGCTGTTCCAGGCACCCCGACCGCCGGTGCCGTGGGCGGGGGTCCGCGCGGCGGTCGAGTTCGGCGCCAGCTGCCCGCAAACGCCGTACCCGCCCGCGCTCGCCACGATCTTCGGGAACCAGACGGTGCCGGGCGCGGAGTCGCTCAATGTCAATGTGTGGACGCCTGATCCGGGCGGGTCCGGCCTGCCGGTGCTGGTGTGGATCCACGGTGGCGCGTTCACCCGCGGCTCGAACGCGTTGCCCGTCTACGACGGCGCCGCGTTCGCGCGCGACGGCGTGGTGCTGGTTTCGCTCAATTACCGCCTCGGCGCAGCGGGTTTCGCGGTGCTCGACGGCGCACCGTCGAATCGCGGTCTGCTCGATCAGCAGTACGCGCTCGCCTGGGTCCAGGAGAACATCAGCGGCTTCGGCGGCGACCCGGACAACGTGACGGTCTTCGGTGAGTCGGCAGGCGCGATGAGCATCGCCGCCCTGCTCGCCTCGCCTCGCTCGGCCGGGCTGTTCGCCAAGGCGATCATCCAGAGCGGCAACGGCGAGGTCGTCGCGACCGAGGACGACGCACGCAAAGTGTCCGCCGAGATCGCCGCGACCCTCGGCATCGCCGCCACCGCAGCAGAGTTCGCCGCCGCCCCGCTGCCGGATCTGCTCGCCGCGCAGGAGAAGGCGGTCGCGGACCTGATCGCCGATACCGATCCGGCGCGCTGGGGTGCCTCGGTGATCACCGGTGGTCTGGCGTCGCTGCCTCTGCTTCCCGTGCTGGACGGGGTCGTACTGACCGAGCGGCCGATCGACGCGGTCGCCGCCGGGTCGGCCAGGGGGATCAGTCTGCTCATCGGGCATACCAGCGAGGAATTCCGGTTGTTCTTGGTCCCGACCGGTGTTGCCGCGGCATTGACCATGGACGCGCTGCCGGTCGTGCTGGGGCGGTACCAACTCGATGTCTCCTGCCTGGAACCGTATCTCGCGCGCCGACCCGGGGCGTCGGCCGGTGACCTGCTGTCCGAGGTACTCACCGATCGCGTGTTCCGGGTTCCGGCACGGCAATTGGCGCATGCCCAGGCGGCGACGGGCACGCCGGTGTTCGCCTTCGAATTCGCTTGGCGGCGAGTCGATCAGGATTTCGGCGCGTTCCACGCGCTGGAACTTCCGTTCGTGTTCGACACCCTCGCCGCGGCACCCGCGCTGGTCGGTCCGAACCCGGCCCAGTCGGTCGCGGACGAGATGCACGCGGCCTGGGTCGCCTTCGCGCGCACCGGCGACCCGGGCTGGCCGCGCGACAGCGCCGAGCTGCCGTCGGTGCGAGTGTTCGACGATCCGGCGCCGGCCTGA
- a CDS encoding polysaccharide pyruvyl transferase family protein, protein MPGGGSIRVLVDNGEYALRNRGDLAMMAITVRRLREHWPDARIGMLTDQPMVLRALLPEAEPVHAATGGHWARSGFTSRINPGPVALHWRAASDAPKERLRQIRTAARATLHRAGRDTAAVLEPAPLPAALTDASLVIAQGGGYLTDVDRYQAHRVLDLLEQAAALGIPTAMIGQGIGPMRDPHLLRRAGAVLPGVDVIALREGRRGPDLLAELGVAPGRILVTGDDAVEFGYALRRAELGTDLGVCLRVADYSRVTPHARSVLAAVLSACATEFGAALAPLIVSEYDSEDRRATLPLLIGARRVRPAVRRSGTATDVAHQVADCRVLVTSTYHLAVFALSQGIPAVALSASRYYDDKFHGLAGMFGTGLRIIRLDDDALEQRLTDAVRELWTTAPALRDRLQDRATEQIAAGRTAMARVFGLVDESPHRRAPASRGSAH, encoded by the coding sequence GTGCCGGGCGGCGGCTCGATCCGGGTGCTGGTCGACAACGGCGAGTACGCGCTGCGCAATCGCGGCGACCTCGCGATGATGGCGATCACCGTGCGGCGCCTGCGCGAACACTGGCCGGACGCGCGAATCGGGATGCTGACCGATCAGCCGATGGTGCTGCGCGCGCTGCTGCCCGAGGCGGAACCGGTGCACGCCGCCACCGGCGGGCATTGGGCGCGTTCAGGTTTCACTAGCCGGATCAACCCCGGACCGGTCGCGCTGCACTGGCGGGCCGCCTCGGATGCGCCGAAAGAGCGGCTGCGCCAGATCCGCACGGCGGCACGGGCCACGCTCCATCGCGCTGGCCGGGACACCGCGGCGGTGCTCGAGCCCGCTCCATTGCCTGCCGCGCTCACCGACGCCTCCCTGGTGATCGCGCAAGGCGGCGGATATCTGACCGATGTCGACCGGTATCAAGCCCATCGCGTCCTGGATCTACTGGAACAGGCTGCCGCGCTCGGCATTCCCACCGCCATGATCGGGCAGGGCATCGGCCCGATGCGCGATCCGCACCTGCTGCGCCGGGCGGGCGCGGTGCTGCCCGGGGTGGACGTCATCGCGCTGCGCGAGGGGCGGCGCGGCCCAGATCTGCTCGCCGAGCTCGGCGTCGCACCCGGTCGCATCCTGGTGACCGGTGACGACGCGGTCGAATTCGGATACGCGTTGCGCCGCGCCGAGCTCGGTACCGACCTAGGTGTGTGCCTGCGGGTCGCGGACTACTCGCGGGTCACGCCGCACGCCCGCAGCGTTCTCGCCGCCGTATTATCGGCGTGCGCAACAGAATTCGGTGCCGCGCTGGCACCATTGATCGTGAGCGAGTACGACTCCGAGGACCGCAGGGCCACATTGCCCCTACTCATCGGCGCGCGGCGGGTGCGCCCCGCCGTGCGCCGGTCCGGGACTGCCACCGACGTCGCGCACCAGGTCGCGGACTGCCGTGTGCTGGTGACCAGCACCTACCATCTCGCGGTTTTCGCCCTGTCCCAGGGCATTCCGGCGGTCGCCCTCTCGGCGTCGCGGTACTACGACGACAAGTTCCACGGGCTGGCCGGCATGTTCGGCACCGGGCTGCGCATCATCCGGCTCGACGACGACGCGCTCGAACAGCGGTTGACCGACGCCGTCCGCGAGCTGTGGACCACGGCGCCCGCGCTGCGTGATCGCCTGCAGGACAGGGCGACCGAGCAGATCGCCGCCGGTCGCACCGCCATGGCGCGGGTGTTCGGACTGGTCGACGAGAGCCCGCACCGGCGGGCACCGGCCTCGCGTGGCAGCGCGCACTGA
- a CDS encoding sugar phosphate nucleotidyltransferase yields the protein MKVVLFCGGHGMRMRNGTDDVIPKPMQMVGPRPLIWHVMRYYAHHGHKDFILCLGYGANHIKNYFLTYQESVSNDFVIRDGQVELLQSDISDWTITFVDTGVDSAIGERLRRVRGHLGGEQRFLANYADVLTDAPLNRMIDKFTASGAAAAMLIVPPQSSFHCVDITDAGEIKNITPVARLPIWENGGYFVLTQEVFELLPPGGDLVEDACGALASQGRLFGYQHLGFWKPADTFKERAELDDGYHRGDRPWMIWEGSDGLEVVS from the coding sequence ATGAAAGTTGTCCTGTTCTGTGGTGGCCACGGCATGCGCATGCGCAACGGCACCGACGATGTCATCCCCAAGCCCATGCAGATGGTCGGGCCGCGCCCGTTGATCTGGCATGTCATGCGCTACTACGCGCACCACGGCCACAAGGACTTCATCCTGTGTCTCGGCTACGGCGCCAACCACATCAAGAACTACTTCCTGACCTACCAGGAGTCGGTGTCCAACGACTTCGTCATCCGGGACGGACAGGTCGAGCTGCTGCAGTCCGATATCAGCGACTGGACCATCACCTTCGTCGACACCGGTGTCGACTCGGCGATCGGCGAACGATTGCGCCGCGTCCGTGGCCATCTGGGCGGTGAGCAGCGGTTCCTCGCGAACTACGCCGACGTGCTCACCGATGCGCCCCTGAACCGGATGATCGACAAGTTCACCGCCTCCGGCGCCGCCGCGGCGATGCTGATCGTCCCACCGCAGTCGTCGTTCCACTGCGTGGACATCACCGACGCGGGCGAGATCAAGAACATCACACCCGTTGCGCGACTGCCGATCTGGGAGAACGGCGGCTACTTCGTGCTCACCCAGGAGGTATTCGAACTGCTGCCGCCCGGCGGCGATCTGGTCGAGGACGCCTGCGGGGCGCTGGCGAGTCAGGGCAGGCTCTTCGGCTATCAGCATCTTGGCTTCTGGAAGCCCGCCGACACCTTCAAGGAGCGCGCGGAACTCGACGACGGCTACCACCGCGGCGACCGTCCCTGGATGATCTGGGAGGGCAGCGACGGCCTCGAGGTCGTGTCGTGA
- a CDS encoding MspA family porin — protein MKRVAFRRGLIGTAACTSAIAAGLLIGTQGVAAADAVADKSRVVTTDDGWTLTVTKTSETLDRYPNLAATMFTREGFVSLKAIAEVSGSGSQPVTTGQVSFGYQIGCQIDVSSGLTTSLGFSVGPNASLNISYPPSVSLGVNASVSPNISTTLKPGSIATVEFGRKQLATGRASITMDQVEIKVDACMGPVSLRSFATATISTPTADNTTTAYGDPIWL, from the coding sequence ATGAAAAGGGTTGCCTTTCGGCGCGGCCTCATCGGCACTGCGGCGTGCACCAGCGCGATTGCAGCCGGATTGCTCATCGGCACGCAGGGCGTTGCCGCCGCCGATGCCGTCGCCGACAAGTCCCGGGTCGTCACCACCGACGACGGCTGGACCCTGACGGTGACCAAGACCAGCGAGACCCTCGATCGCTACCCCAATCTCGCCGCCACCATGTTCACCCGCGAAGGCTTCGTCTCGCTCAAGGCCATCGCCGAGGTCTCCGGTTCCGGCAGCCAGCCCGTCACCACCGGTCAGGTCAGCTTCGGCTATCAGATCGGCTGCCAGATCGACGTCTCCTCCGGGCTCACCACCAGCCTCGGTTTCTCCGTCGGCCCCAACGCCTCGCTCAACATCTCCTACCCGCCGAGCGTCAGCCTCGGCGTCAACGCCTCGGTGTCGCCGAACATCTCCACCACCCTCAAGCCCGGCTCCATCGCCACCGTCGAATTCGGTCGCAAGCAGCTCGCCACCGGCCGCGCCTCCATCACCATGGACCAGGTCGAGATCAAGGTCGACGCCTGCATGGGCCCGGTCTCCCTGCGCTCCTTCGCCACCGCCACCATCTCCACCCCCACCGCCGACAACACCACCACCGCCTACGGCGACCCCATCTGGCTCTGA
- a CDS encoding AMP-binding protein: MERVHLTLFRRVRTVPTQVRQVTVLQRAGAIDLRRPDQLAHTSRSVRELGPIAGPVQVAARRYPDRIALVDESGLLTYRELAHSTNALAQSWLANGVSARTRIGVLCRDHRGLVQALIAGAKIGARVVLLHTGFDANRLADAVAGEGVGAILADDEFASATAELGPEVKRLDTLAAKHRVVTPPPVPAIQGGFVMLTEGTSGPPKGVPSQAETPLAAAQLLERVPYRSGGVTLQCAPLFHRAGLTQFITSLSLGCTVVLHGRFDARRALAQIQEYRCTAVVLMPAMLRGLLDIGAEEIRGHDTSSLRLLVCAGDSLPSALGSRAVELFGPVLYNVYGRTETGIATVATPQDWIAAPGTVGKPPAGVIVRLFDNGVPVATPGIKGTVYVGSSRTASGYSGSGENGADGLVRTGDVGHFDASGRLFIDGRAHDMIVSGTAIVFPGEVEDVLHRHPKITEAAVLGVPDDELGERPAAFLIADGDLGGDEVRAYLADRLAHSKVPRDIRFVEELPHTGIGTLDRGALAAMALADLAPPTSL, translated from the coding sequence ATGGAACGAGTGCACCTGACGTTGTTTCGCCGCGTCCGCACGGTGCCGACCCAGGTGCGGCAGGTCACGGTGCTGCAGCGCGCCGGGGCGATCGATCTGCGCCGCCCGGATCAGCTCGCACACACCAGCCGTTCGGTGCGCGAGCTGGGACCGATCGCGGGGCCGGTGCAGGTCGCGGCGCGGCGCTACCCGGACCGGATCGCGCTCGTCGACGAATCCGGCCTGCTCACCTATCGCGAACTCGCGCACAGCACCAACGCGCTGGCCCAGTCCTGGCTGGCCAACGGCGTCTCGGCGCGGACCCGGATCGGCGTGCTGTGCCGCGATCATCGCGGCCTGGTACAGGCCTTGATCGCCGGTGCGAAGATCGGTGCGCGGGTGGTGTTGCTGCACACCGGCTTCGACGCGAATCGACTGGCCGATGCCGTCGCGGGCGAGGGCGTCGGGGCGATCCTCGCCGACGACGAGTTCGCCTCGGCCACAGCGGAGCTCGGCCCCGAGGTCAAGCGTCTAGACACGCTCGCCGCGAAACACCGGGTCGTCACCCCGCCGCCCGTGCCCGCGATCCAGGGCGGCTTCGTGATGCTCACCGAAGGCACCAGCGGACCGCCGAAGGGGGTACCGAGCCAAGCCGAAACCCCGTTGGCCGCAGCACAATTGTTGGAGCGAGTGCCATACCGCAGCGGTGGCGTCACCCTGCAGTGCGCGCCGCTGTTCCACCGTGCGGGGTTGACGCAGTTCATCACGTCGCTCTCCCTCGGGTGCACGGTGGTGCTGCACGGCCGGTTCGACGCCCGGCGCGCCCTGGCGCAGATCCAGGAGTACCGCTGCACCGCAGTCGTTTTGATGCCAGCAATGCTGCGTGGACTGCTGGACATCGGTGCCGAGGAGATCCGGGGACACGACACGAGCAGCCTGCGCCTCCTCGTGTGCGCGGGCGACAGCCTGCCCTCGGCGCTGGGCTCGCGCGCCGTCGAACTGTTCGGTCCGGTGCTCTACAACGTCTACGGGCGCACCGAGACCGGCATCGCCACCGTCGCCACCCCGCAGGACTGGATCGCGGCGCCGGGCACCGTCGGCAAGCCACCGGCCGGCGTCATCGTGCGGCTCTTCGACAACGGCGTGCCGGTAGCCACTCCGGGCATCAAAGGCACTGTGTACGTGGGCAGCTCGCGCACTGCCAGCGGATACTCCGGGAGCGGCGAGAACGGCGCCGACGGGCTCGTTCGCACCGGCGACGTCGGACATTTCGACGCGTCGGGCCGGCTGTTCATCGACGGCCGCGCGCACGACATGATCGTCTCCGGCACCGCGATCGTCTTTCCCGGCGAGGTCGAGGACGTGCTGCATCGGCACCCCAAGATCACCGAGGCCGCCGTGCTCGGCGTTCCCGACGACGAACTCGGCGAGCGCCCGGCCGCGTTCCTCATCGCCGACGGCGATCTCGGCGGCGACGAGGTCCGTGCCTACCTCGCGGATCGCCTCGCCCACAGCAAGGTTCCCCGCGATATCCGGTTCGTCGAGGAACTCCCCCACACCGGCATCGGCACGCTCGACCGCGGCGCCCTCGCGGCGATGGCCCTGGCCGACCTCGCACCACCGACCTCACTCTGA
- a CDS encoding sugar transferase encodes MPAADFAVLGAALLYLFSLVAIAALLFPLDTTRDYVALALPVGLLGLLGTRALWGRPTRRGATTHRAPTAVLVVGQPTAARAVAAAFAADPASNYQVIGICTPAPTCACSGGGTGSARHQLPVVGDLRSVTEAVYRTRADAVVLTGGDLCTPDEFRRLAWDLEELGAELLLATGLIDVARDRVTSRSVSNMTVLHVARPRHPLARARSKTVFDLCFAGLALLTIAPTLLVIGLLIKLTSPGPVFYRSERIGMHGKPFAMLKFRSMYVDADDHVGALIDAAGGNPVFFKLEHDPRVTPIGRILRKYSLDELPQFLNVLRREMSVVGPRPQVRREVDAYDDAMRRRLLVKPGITGLWQVSGRSDLSLEQSMRLDVSYVDNWSMRLDLTILAKTIRTVARGDGAY; translated from the coding sequence TTGCCCGCGGCCGACTTCGCGGTCCTCGGCGCGGCACTGCTCTACCTGTTCTCCCTCGTCGCGATCGCCGCCCTGCTGTTCCCGCTCGACACCACCCGCGACTACGTGGCGCTCGCGCTGCCGGTCGGCCTGCTCGGGCTGCTCGGCACCCGGGCGCTGTGGGGACGTCCCACCCGTCGCGGCGCAACCACACACCGAGCGCCCACCGCCGTCCTGGTTGTCGGCCAGCCCACGGCGGCGCGGGCGGTCGCAGCCGCCTTTGCCGCCGATCCGGCCTCGAATTACCAGGTGATCGGCATCTGTACCCCCGCGCCGACCTGTGCCTGTTCGGGCGGCGGCACGGGGAGCGCACGTCACCAGCTGCCGGTCGTCGGGGATCTGCGCTCGGTGACCGAAGCGGTGTACCGTACCCGCGCCGACGCGGTCGTGCTCACCGGCGGTGACCTCTGCACGCCCGACGAATTCCGCAGGCTCGCTTGGGACCTCGAGGAACTCGGCGCCGAACTGCTGCTGGCGACCGGCCTGATCGACGTCGCCCGGGACCGGGTGACCAGCCGCTCGGTGTCGAACATGACCGTCCTGCATGTCGCGAGACCCCGGCACCCCCTCGCGCGAGCGCGGTCCAAGACGGTCTTCGACCTGTGCTTCGCCGGGCTGGCACTGCTGACCATCGCGCCGACGCTGCTCGTCATCGGGCTGCTGATCAAACTCACGAGCCCCGGGCCGGTGTTCTATCGCTCCGAGCGGATCGGCATGCACGGCAAGCCATTCGCCATGCTCAAGTTCCGGAGCATGTACGTCGACGCCGACGACCACGTGGGCGCGCTGATCGACGCGGCGGGCGGCAATCCGGTGTTCTTCAAGCTCGAACACGATCCGCGGGTGACGCCGATCGGCCGCATCCTGCGCAAGTACAGCCTCGACGAGCTGCCGCAGTTCCTCAACGTCCTACGCCGCGAGATGAGCGTGGTCGGGCCGCGCCCGCAGGTGCGGCGCGAGGTCGACGCCTACGACGACGCGATGCGGCGCAGGCTCTTGGTCAAACCGGGCATCACCGGATTATGGCAGGTCAGTGGGCGCTCGGATCTGTCGCTGGAACAATCGATGCGCCTGGACGTCAGCTATGTCGACAACTGGTCGATGCGGCTGGACCTGACGATCCTGGCCAAGACCATCCGCACGGTCGCCCGCGGCGACGGGGCGTACTGA
- a CDS encoding sugar-binding protein, translated as MSRRAVLAAGLAATWFVAGAPESVPRRLGTDPAHTDVLFIGAHPDDESSNLSTFGRWREERGWRTGVVTITRGEGGGNAAGLEEGPELGLIREIEERRATAPFGIENIFYLDKPDFWYTLSAPLTARVWGVEDTLARLVRLVRSTTPHTIVVMDPRPFDQHGGHQLSARLGIEAFRAAADPLAFPEQLAEEGLRPWRPGSLLAQNYGFDALLGPEAAEQRRIDPASGLPVFGVWSGARSRAHDTSWAQVERDATRLYLTQGFAAKPPLVPSDPRELGSDWFTVLAEQGRFVEAPVRPQAGLRPLYAEFRDWADRIGLPWLANGAQPAYPPNPRTVIPAVPAAPVLDGVEGPGEYPGPALPLALWQGEGDCAATAKLSRHADDLYVLVEVTDDRKGAELAADDIKRHWRTDSVEIALDPRGDSDDTSTTFKAGILPYTASRGGPAAERDADNEQGVASATAPGLRVAARVSEPYRGYTVEVKIPLAELPAPVDPAGFAVNILVYDSDTADRTGRTRLAWSPFGSPQADPYVWGTAELADYSPPVALSATTRPAVIPRTAARSADSPASIAQATRIGVPIAGNPRAAR; from the coding sequence GTGAGTCGCCGCGCGGTGCTGGCGGCGGGCTTGGCCGCGACGTGGTTCGTCGCCGGCGCGCCCGAGTCGGTGCCGCGGCGCCTCGGCACCGATCCCGCCCACACCGACGTGCTGTTCATCGGTGCGCACCCGGATGACGAGTCGAGCAACCTGTCCACCTTCGGGCGCTGGCGCGAGGAACGGGGCTGGCGCACCGGCGTCGTGACGATCACCCGCGGTGAGGGCGGCGGCAACGCGGCGGGTCTCGAGGAAGGGCCGGAGCTGGGTTTGATCCGGGAGATCGAGGAGCGCCGTGCCACCGCGCCGTTCGGCATCGAGAACATCTTCTACCTGGACAAGCCCGACTTCTGGTACACCCTGTCGGCCCCGTTGACCGCGCGCGTGTGGGGTGTCGAGGACACCCTGGCGCGGCTCGTGCGACTGGTGCGTTCGACCACCCCGCACACCATCGTGGTGATGGATCCGCGTCCGTTCGATCAGCATGGTGGACACCAGCTTTCGGCGCGGCTTGGCATCGAGGCGTTCCGTGCCGCGGCGGACCCGCTTGCCTTTCCGGAACAGCTCGCCGAGGAAGGGTTGCGTCCGTGGCGGCCCGGCAGCTTGCTGGCGCAGAACTACGGGTTCGACGCACTGCTCGGGCCTGAGGCGGCCGAACAGCGGCGGATCGATCCGGCCAGCGGCCTGCCGGTGTTCGGCGTGTGGTCCGGGGCGCGGTCGCGGGCGCACGACACGAGCTGGGCACAGGTCGAGCGCGACGCGACCCGCCTTTATCTGACACAGGGTTTCGCGGCGAAGCCGCCCCTGGTGCCGTCGGATCCGCGCGAACTCGGTTCGGACTGGTTCACGGTGCTTGCCGAGCAAGGCCGCTTCGTCGAGGCGCCCGTGCGCCCGCAGGCCGGACTGCGACCGCTGTACGCCGAGTTCCGCGACTGGGCCGACCGAATCGGGTTGCCCTGGTTGGCCAATGGCGCGCAGCCCGCCTATCCGCCGAACCCGCGCACCGTGATTCCCGCGGTGCCTGCCGCGCCGGTGCTCGACGGCGTCGAGGGGCCGGGCGAATACCCCGGTCCAGCACTGCCGTTGGCGCTCTGGCAGGGCGAGGGGGACTGCGCGGCGACCGCGAAGCTGTCCAGGCACGCCGACGATCTGTACGTGCTGGTCGAGGTCACCGACGACCGCAAGGGCGCGGAGTTGGCCGCCGACGACATCAAAAGGCATTGGCGCACCGACTCGGTGGAGATCGCGCTGGATCCGCGTGGCGACTCCGACGACACCTCGACCACGTTCAAAGCCGGCATCCTGCCCTACACCGCGAGCCGGGGCGGACCGGCCGCCGAGCGCGACGCCGACAACGAGCAAGGCGTGGCCAGTGCGACGGCCCCAGGCCTGCGGGTCGCCGCACGGGTGAGCGAGCCGTATCGCGGCTACACGGTCGAGGTGAAGATCCCGCTGGCCGAGCTGCCCGCGCCGGTCGATCCCGCCGGTTTCGCGGTGAACATCCTGGTCTACGACTCCGATACCGCCGACAGGACCGGCCGCACCCGCCTTGCCTGGTCGCCTTTCGGCAGTCCGCAAGCCGACCCTTACGTGTGGGGGACCGCCGAGCTCGCCGATTACTCACCGCCGGTGGCACTTTCGGCGACCACGAGACCAGCCGTGATTCCGCGAACCGCCGCGCGTAGCGCCGATTCACCGGCATCGATCGCCCAGGCCACGCGCATCGGGGTACCGATCGCGGGCAATCCGCGCGCGGCTCGCTAG
- a CDS encoding class I SAM-dependent methyltransferase, which yields MICRLCESALVSVLDLGACPPCEKFLTQAELDLVEPNYPLHLRLCPNCLLLQIPALITPQDTFTEYAYFSSYSESWVRHAKDFVEQAIARFELGPRSFVVEVASNDGYLLRHAVAAGVPCLGIEPSVNVGAAALARGIPTMSAFLDEETAAKVRAEYGPADLVVANNVYAHIPDLLGFTRALRELLIDDGWLAIEVHHALNLVRLGQFDTIYHEHFQYYTVLSAQRALATAGLTVVDVEHLATHGGSLRIWARPDPVAMPGRRVADALAVEAAAGLHEVGGYAALRPRAEAVRHELLRFLLDARGQGKRVVGYGAPGKGNTLLNYCGIRPDLLEYTVDRNPYKHGRFTPGSRIPIHPPERIDRDEPDVVVVLPWNLEAEITAQLRHIGDWGGELVYPLPTLRRAELS from the coding sequence GTGATTTGTCGGCTTTGTGAATCCGCGCTGGTGAGCGTTCTTGATTTGGGCGCTTGCCCACCTTGTGAGAAATTCTTAACACAGGCGGAACTCGACCTGGTCGAGCCGAACTATCCGCTGCACCTGCGTCTGTGCCCGAACTGCCTGCTGTTGCAGATCCCGGCCTTGATCACACCGCAGGACACCTTCACCGAGTACGCCTACTTCTCCTCGTATTCCGAGAGTTGGGTGCGGCACGCGAAGGACTTTGTGGAGCAGGCGATCGCCCGCTTCGAGCTCGGCCCGCGCTCGTTCGTCGTCGAGGTGGCCAGCAACGACGGTTATCTGCTGCGGCACGCGGTCGCGGCGGGCGTGCCGTGCCTTGGCATCGAGCCGTCGGTGAATGTGGGTGCCGCGGCGCTGGCGCGCGGCATACCGACGATGTCGGCGTTCCTGGACGAGGAGACCGCGGCGAAGGTCCGCGCCGAGTACGGTCCGGCGGATCTGGTGGTGGCCAACAACGTGTACGCCCACATTCCCGATCTGCTCGGCTTCACCCGGGCACTGCGCGAACTGCTCATCGACGACGGCTGGCTGGCGATCGAGGTGCACCACGCGTTGAATCTGGTGCGGCTCGGGCAGTTCGACACCATCTACCACGAGCACTTCCAGTACTACACCGTGCTCTCGGCCCAGCGTGCGCTCGCCACCGCGGGTTTGACCGTGGTCGACGTCGAACACCTTGCCACGCACGGCGGTTCGCTGCGGATATGGGCCCGGCCGGACCCGGTCGCGATGCCGGGCCGCCGGGTGGCCGACGCGCTCGCGGTGGAAGCCGCGGCGGGCCTGCACGAGGTCGGCGGATACGCCGCGTTGCGCCCGCGCGCCGAGGCGGTGCGCCACGAGCTGCTGCGCTTTCTGCTCGACGCGCGCGGGCAGGGCAAGCGAGTGGTCGGCTACGGCGCGCCGGGCAAGGGCAACACCCTGCTCAACTACTGCGGCATCCGGCCCGACCTGCTCGAGTACACCGTGGACCGAAACCCATACAAGCACGGCAGATTCACGCCGGGCAGCCGGATCCCCATCCATCCGCCGGAGCGGATCGACCGCGACGAGCCCGATGTCGTGGTCGTGCTGCCCTGGAATCTCGAAGCCGAGATCACCGCTCAGCTGCGCCACATCGGCGACTGGGGCGGCGAACTCGTCTACCCACTGCCTACCCTGCGTCGCGCGGAGCTGTCATGA